A window from Theropithecus gelada isolate Dixy chromosome 1, Tgel_1.0, whole genome shotgun sequence encodes these proteins:
- the TNFRSF18 gene encoding tumor necrosis factor receptor superfamily member 18 isoform X1, with translation MCACGTLCCLALLCAASLGQRPTGGPGCGPGRLLLGTGRDARCCRVHPTRCCRDYQGEECCSEWDCVCVQPEFHCGNPCCTTCQHHPCPSGQGVQPQGKFSFGFRCVDCALGTFSRGHDGHCKPWTDCTQFGFLTVFPGNKTHNAVCVPGSPPAEPPGWLTIVLLAVAACVLLLTSAQLGLHIWQLRSQPTGPRETQLLLEVPPSTEDASSCQFPEEERGERLAEEKGRLGDLWV, from the exons ATGTGTGCCTGCGGGACCCTGTGCTGCCTGGCGCTGCTGTGTGCGGCCAGCCTGGGTCAGCGCCCCACCGGGGGCCCCGGGTGCGGCCCTGGGCGCCTCCTGCTCGGGACGGGAAGGGACGCACGCTGCTGCCGCGTTCACCCGACGCGCTGCTGCCGCGATTACCAGG GCGAGGAGTGCTGTTCCGAGTGGGACTGCGTGTGTGTCCAGCCTGAATTCCACTGCGGAAACCCTTGCTGCACGACCTGCCAGCACCACCCTTGCCCCTCAGGCCAGGGGGTGCAGCCCCAGG GGAAATTCAGTTTTGGCTTCAGGTGTGTCGACTGTGCCTTGGGGACCTTCTCCAGGGGCCACGACGGCCACTGCAAACCTTGGACAGA CTGCACCCAGTTTGGGTTTCTCACCGTGTTCCCTGGAAACAAGACCCACAACGCCGTGTGCGTCCCAGGGTCCCCGCCGGCAGAGCCGCCTGGGTGGCTGACCATCGTCCTCCTGGCCGTGGCCGCCTGCGTCCTCCTCCTGACCTCGGCCCAGCTTGGACTGCACATCTGGCAGCTGAGGAGTCAGCCCACGGGGCCCCGAG AGACCCAGCTACTGCTGGAGGTGCCGCCGTCGACCGAAGACGCCAGCAGCTGCCAGTTCCCTGAGGAGGAGCGGGGCGAGCGGCTGGCAGAGGAGAAGGGGCGGCTGGGAGACCTGTGGGTGTGA
- the TNFRSF18 gene encoding tumor necrosis factor receptor superfamily member 18 isoform X2 — protein MCACGTLCCLALLCAASLGQRPTGGPGCGPGRLLLGTGRDARCCRVHPTRCCRDYQGEECCSEWDCVCVQPEFHCGNPCCTTCQHHPCPSGQGVQPQGKFSFGFRCVDCALGTFSRGHDGHCKPWTDCTQFGFLTVFPGNKTHNAVCVPGSPPAEPPGWLTIVLLAVAACVLLLTSAQLGLHIWQLRKTQLLLEVPPSTEDASSCQFPEEERGERLAEEKGRLGDLWV, from the exons ATGTGTGCCTGCGGGACCCTGTGCTGCCTGGCGCTGCTGTGTGCGGCCAGCCTGGGTCAGCGCCCCACCGGGGGCCCCGGGTGCGGCCCTGGGCGCCTCCTGCTCGGGACGGGAAGGGACGCACGCTGCTGCCGCGTTCACCCGACGCGCTGCTGCCGCGATTACCAGG GCGAGGAGTGCTGTTCCGAGTGGGACTGCGTGTGTGTCCAGCCTGAATTCCACTGCGGAAACCCTTGCTGCACGACCTGCCAGCACCACCCTTGCCCCTCAGGCCAGGGGGTGCAGCCCCAGG GGAAATTCAGTTTTGGCTTCAGGTGTGTCGACTGTGCCTTGGGGACCTTCTCCAGGGGCCACGACGGCCACTGCAAACCTTGGACAGA CTGCACCCAGTTTGGGTTTCTCACCGTGTTCCCTGGAAACAAGACCCACAACGCCGTGTGCGTCCCAGGGTCCCCGCCGGCAGAGCCGCCTGGGTGGCTGACCATCGTCCTCCTGGCCGTGGCCGCCTGCGTCCTCCTCCTGACCTCGGCCCAGCTTGGACTGCACATCTGGCAGCTGAGGA AGACCCAGCTACTGCTGGAGGTGCCGCCGTCGACCGAAGACGCCAGCAGCTGCCAGTTCCCTGAGGAGGAGCGGGGCGAGCGGCTGGCAGAGGAGAAGGGGCGGCTGGGAGACCTGTGGGTGTGA
- the TNFRSF4 gene encoding tumor necrosis factor receptor superfamily member 4, whose amino-acid sequence MCVGARRLGRGPCAALLLLGLGLSTTAKLHCVGDTYPSNDRCCQECRPGNGMVSRCNRSQNTVCRPCGPGFYNDVVSAKPCKACTWCNLRSGSERKQPCTATQDTVCRCRAGTQPLDSYKPGVDCAPCPPGHFSPGDNQACKPWTNCTLAGKHTLQPASNSSDAICEDRDPPPTQPQETQGPPARPTTVQPTEAWPRTSQRPSTRPVEVPRGPAVAAILGLGLALGLLGPLAMLLALLLLRRDQRLPPRCPQPPGGGSFRTPIQEEQADAHSALAKI is encoded by the exons ATGTGTGTGGGGGCTCGGCGGCTGGGCCGGGGGCCGTGTGCGGCTCTGCTCCTCCTGGGCCTGGGGCTGAGCACCACGGCGAAGCTCCACTGTGTCGGGGACACCTACCCCAGCAACGACCGGTGCTGTCAGGAGTGCAGGCCAG GCAACGGGATGGTGAGCCGCTGCAACCGCTCCCAGAACACGGTGTGCCGTCCGTGCGGGCCCGGCTTCTACAACGACGTGGTCAGCGCCAAGCCCTGCAAGGCCTGCACATGGTGCAACCTCA GAAGTGGGAGTGAGCGGAAACAGCCGTGCACGGCCACACAGGACACAGTCTGCCGCTGCCGGGCGGGCACCCAGCCCCTGGACAGCTACAAGCCTGGAGTTG ACTGTGCCCCCTGCCCTCCAGGGCACTTCTCCCCAGGCGACAACCAGGCCTGCAAGCCCTGGACCAA CTGCACCTTGGCCGGAAAGCACACCCTGCAGCCAGCCAGCAATAGCTCGGACGCCATCTGTGAGGACAGGGACCCCCCACCCACACAGCCCCAGGAGACCCAGGGCCCCCCGGCCAGGCCCACCACTGTCCAGCCCACTGAAGCCTGGCCCAGAACCTCACAGAGACCCTCCACCCGGCCCGTGGAGGTCCCCAGGG GCCCTGCGGTTGCTGCCatcctgggcctgggcctggcgcTGGGGCTGCTGGGCCCCCTGGCCATGCTGCTGGCCCTGCTCCTGCTCCGGAGGGACCAGAGGCTGCCCCCCCGATGCCCCCAA cccccagGGGGAGGCAGTTTCCGGACCCCCATCCAAGAGGAGCAGGCTGACGCGCACTCCGCCCTGGCCAAGATCTGA